TGAAGGTGCCGGGCCCCGCTCGTGGGGTCGAAGGGCAGCCGGCCGTGCAACACCCGGTGCCCGTGCAACGTGAGCAGATCGCCGTCGACCGCCTTGAACACCACGCGGTAGTCGGGGCCGTCGATCATCGCGCCGAGCCGGCGGTACGCGGCGTAGAACGGCTCGACGACGTCGGCCGCCACGTCGAGCGGGCACGCCAGCTGGTTGGAGAACCTGAACGTCGTGACCCGGCCCTCAGGGTCGAGCTGGACCATCGGCGCGACCGCGTACGTGTCCTCCGACGCGCTGAACAGCTGGTACGGCACCGGCACCGACGCCAGGACCGCGAACGCGTCGGGGTGGTCGCGGCGCAGGTCGCCGAGCACCCGCCAGCCGTCAACGACGACGCTCTCGCCGCCGTCCGCCCGGTTGACCAGGAAGTGGATGAGCTGGACGCTCGGCGGCCACGCGTAGCTGGGCATGTCGGTGTGCGGCTTGAGCTCGAGCGGCGTGTGGGCGACGTTGTAGCCGTCGGGGTCGTGGCGGACGTTGTGGACGCGCTCGAAGGCGACCTCGCGCACGTGGCCGAGCGTCGAGGCGAATCGGGCGGCCTCCCCCGGCACGGTCGGCACGTCCCGCACGATCGCGACGCCGACGTCGCGGAGCGCATCGAGGTACGCCAGCTGGCCGGAGACGCCGCCCACCACGTCTGCGTGGGCGAACGCGGGCGGCGTGAAGTCCGCAGCCCACAGCACGGGATCGTGGCGCCGCGCCGCGCGGGCCGCGTCGCCGTAGTCGTACCGGACCAGCCAGGCGGCGGTGTAGGCCGACCGGTGCCCGTCGTTCCACTCGACGTGCAGGGTGGCGCGGTCATCGAGCCGCGCCCGGGCGGGTGAGACGTCGGCGGCGA
This sequence is a window from Euzebyales bacterium. Protein-coding genes within it:
- a CDS encoding TauD/TfdA family dioxygenase — protein: MDQTSTTAVAQAAAAGVRVGPRTLTVELPDGVRTFHYVWLRDNCWCGSCRVQQTAERKLFTADIAADVSPARARLDDRATLHVEWNDGHRSAYTAAWLVRYDYGDAARAARRHDPVLWAADFTPPAFAHADVVGGVSGQLAYLDALRDVGVAIVRDVPTVPGEAARFASTLGHVREVAFERVHNVRHDPDGYNVAHTPLELKPHTDMPSYAWPPSVQLIHFLVNRADGGESVVVDGWRVLGDLRRDHPDAFAVLASVPVPYQLFSASEDTYAVAPMVQLDPEGRVTTFRFSNQLACPLDVAADVVEPFYAAYRRLGAMIDGPDYRVVFKAVDGDLLTLHGHRVLHGRLPFDPTSGARHLQDVYMEWDDLMARRRVLRGEHRPLPATMADAS